The Edaphobacter acidisoli genome contains the following window.
CATTGGCATCAACAAAACGGTCGAGCGCAACCGACGTGCGCGCCGCACGGGCCAGCTCTTCAACCGGACAATCCTCGCCAACAGCAAAGAACTCGCGGATCGACGCCACCTTCCGCTCAACCTCGCGATCAGTAACATCCGCGCGCAGCGCACTCAGCTCATCCACCTCAAGCTGCTCGATGTGCAGCCCAAACCGCCCGCTCACCTGCGCAAGGTCCGTGGCAATATCGAGCATCCCGCCGTAGTAGTGCCCCATCAGCCCCAGCCTGCTGTGCGCAAACGAATGAACAACCTCGGCCGCGCGCAGCCACTCCTCCAGCTCACGCCAGCACTCAACGTCGCCTTCAAGCATTCCCGTCACCTGGCGAAACGGAATATCGAGACGTGCAAGCACGTTGGCGATCTCCGGCAACGGACACGAACTGCACCATGCCAGCCACTCTCCCGTCATCGCCGTCCGGTTGCCCATGCGGTTGAGTTGCGCATAGTCAATCGCCTCGCCGGGTTGCAGGTTCAGCAACACTACCGGCACCTTCGCCCGTTGAATCACCGGCAGCACCGTCGACGAGAGCGCATACGTCGTCACATAGACCAGCAAAATATCGATATCGCTCTGCCGGCAGCGATGACCTACATCAATCGCCTTTCCCGGCGTATCCACCAGGCCGAAGTTGAAGACCAGTCTTCGCGACGAGATCACTCTTCGCTCCACCTCCGACAGGTAGCCCGCAAGACGCTGCTCCAACCCTTCAAACTGCTCCCAGTAAGCCTCTAAGCCGAGACCGATGAGCCCAACGCGCAAGTGTCCGTATTCGAGATTCATCCCACCAGCTTACGTGCGCGCGGCACAGTGCGCGACGAAATCGCAATCTGGTAAACCGCTCCTGCCGGGTAGATAATGGCTTCCAGCCATGCCCATCGCCCGGCTCACACTCGAAGTCGAGATCCCCGGAGCCCAGTCCCTCAAGGACCGCCGCCAGGTCGTCCGCTCACTCAAAGACAAGCTCCGCCACAGCTTCAACATCTCCATCGCCGAGCTCGACGACGGCATCGTCTGGAACCGCGCCACCATCGGCATCGCAGCCATCTCATCGTCCACCGCCTACCTCACCGGCCAGCTTGAGCAGCTCGACAAGGCCGCCAACAGCTACGCCTCCGCCCTCAGCGCCGAAATCACCGACTCCTGGGCCGAAATCATCTCCGAATCCGGGCAACTTTCACCAAATCAACCGGATTGACCATCATTCTGCAAATTTTCTGATCAATCGTCTGCGTTTTGGCTAGGTCGAACGCCCCATCTTTGATATCCTCACAGGTTCGCCTACTGTCAAACTACCTATGCCTGAACAACGCGCCAGAACGCACCATCGCAACCGAGTCGCCAACACCTTCTCCGACGAGATCGGAGCCATGCTCGAAGGTGAGCTCTCCGACCCACGCATCGCTCCCAGCTACGTCACCGACGTCGTGCTGGCTCCCGGCGGCAAGTCGGCGCGCATCTTCGTCGCCGTGCACGGCGATGAAAACGAAGAAGCATCCACGCTCGAAGCCCTCACCGCCGCCCGTGGCTATATCCGCTCGCAACTCCGCGAGCGCATGGGCGTCCGTCATGTTCCTGAGCTAACCTTCGCCATCGACCGCTCGGAAAGAGTCACCGGTCGCATGGACGAGTTGCTCGACCGTATCCGCAAGCGCGACCAGAAACGCCATTCTCAACCCCCGGAGACGGCCCCAGCCAAATCATGAAGCACGAAGCCCAAATCCAAGCGCTTCTGGCCGAGTTCTGCGCGCACCCACGCTTCCTCGTCACCTCGCACTGCCGCCCAGACGGCGACGCCATAGGCTCCGTGCTCGCGCTGGCCGAGCTGCTCGAACAACTAGGCCGCCAGGCCCAGGTCGTCCTGGCCGACCCCATCCCATTCATCTTCCGCACTCTACCGGGCCTCGACCGCATTCGCTACGCTGCATCCATCAACGAGGTTGATTCCGACTCCAAAACACCCGTCATTCTGCTCGAATGCGACGGCACCACCCGCACCGGGCTCACCGACCTCGACCATCACCCGCTCATCAACATCGACCACCACGCCAGCGGCCGCCCCTTCGGTTATCTCAACTGGATCGACGAACACGCCTGCGCAGTCGCCGAAATGGTCTATCGCCTCGCCCACGCAGCCAAAGCCGAGATTACCCCCAGCATGGCGACCTGTCTCTACACCGCCATCCTCTCCGACACCGGGTCCTTCACCTACTCCAGCACCCACGCCGGCACCTTCGCTCTCGTCCATGACCTCGCCACCCGAGGCGCCAGCCCCGCGCAGATCGCCCGCGATGTCTACTTCTCCAATCCCGCCAGCAAGATCCGCCTGCTCGGCGCAGCGCTCTCCAATCTCAAATGCGACGGCCAGCTCGCCTGGAGCTGGATCACCAGCGCAGAGATGGACCGCATCGGCGCCGAAGCCGAAGACTGCGAAGGAGTCGTCAACTACCTCATCAGCATCGACGGCATCGAGTCCGCCGTCTTTCTCCGCGAAGTCCCCGACGCCAGCCAATTCCGCCTCAGCATCCGCAGCAAAGGCAAGCTCGACGTCGCCCGCGTAGCCGAGCATTTCGGCGGC
Protein-coding sequences here:
- a CDS encoding arabinose isomerase, which encodes MNLEYGHLRVGLIGLGLEAYWEQFEGLEQRLAGYLSEVERRVISSRRLVFNFGLVDTPGKAIDVGHRCRQSDIDILLVYVTTYALSSTVLPVIQRAKVPVVLLNLQPGEAIDYAQLNRMGNRTAMTGEWLAWCSSCPLPEIANVLARLDIPFRQVTGMLEGDVECWRELEEWLRAAEVVHSFAHSRLGLMGHYYGGMLDIATDLAQVSGRFGLHIEQLEVDELSALRADVTDREVERKVASIREFFAVGEDCPVEELARAARTSVALDRFVDANAVDLMAYYAKGTGVPANEDTMSSIILGTSMLTGRGIPVAGEYEVKNAIAMKMMDLLGAGGSFSEYYAMDFAADLVLLGHDGPGHIGIAEDKIKVRPLEVYHGKVGRGLSVEMQVKQGPVTLLSVVEDRQRGFKLLTAEGESVPGEILEIGNTNSRYRFSIGARRFVEQWSAQGPAHHCAIGLGHIAEQLWKVADLLGLGFDQVC
- a CDS encoding DUF503 domain-containing protein, whose protein sequence is MPIARLTLEVEIPGAQSLKDRRQVVRSLKDKLRHSFNISIAELDDGIVWNRATIGIAAISSSTAYLTGQLEQLDKAANSYASALSAEITDSWAEIISESGQLSPNQPD
- the rbfA gene encoding 30S ribosome-binding factor RbfA; the protein is MPEQRARTHHRNRVANTFSDEIGAMLEGELSDPRIAPSYVTDVVLAPGGKSARIFVAVHGDENEEASTLEALTAARGYIRSQLRERMGVRHVPELTFAIDRSERVTGRMDELLDRIRKRDQKRHSQPPETAPAKS
- a CDS encoding DHH family phosphoesterase, translating into MKHEAQIQALLAEFCAHPRFLVTSHCRPDGDAIGSVLALAELLEQLGRQAQVVLADPIPFIFRTLPGLDRIRYAASINEVDSDSKTPVILLECDGTTRTGLTDLDHHPLINIDHHASGRPFGYLNWIDEHACAVAEMVYRLAHAAKAEITPSMATCLYTAILSDTGSFTYSSTHAGTFALVHDLATRGASPAQIARDVYFSNPASKIRLLGAALSNLKCDGQLAWSWITSAEMDRIGAEAEDCEGVVNYLISIDGIESAVFLREVPDASQFRLSIRSKGKLDVARVAEHFGGGGHRSASGCTLDGPLDAATERILAQLRTGL